The Colias croceus chromosome 21, ilColCroc2.1 genome window below encodes:
- the LOC123701458 gene encoding uncharacterized protein LOC123701458, translated as MPVDSMHSVIEKSVTNTIVWAPSQWPTVFNLARKNPKPYHVNVLTFKDFCGWDIVADKYFKGNLTGKISKVRTATFKKAEPQKMTVKYTMATDEAKENIEIINKNKNLQPKNIYKSRLPISKKKYEDLWKLCTTKIIPENYHQEYANFPNAMNIQDSLQETDVEDNV; from the exons ATGCCAGTGGACTCAATGCATTCTGTTATAGAAAAAAGTGTTACAAACACAATTGTTTGGGCACCATCTCAATGGCCGACAGTGTTTAATTTAGCCCGAAAGAATCCTAAGCCCTATCATGTGAATGTCTTAACATTTAAGGATTTTTGCGGCTGGGATATTGTCGCAGATAAATACTTTAAGGGAAATCTGACGGGAAAAATATCGAAA gtGCGTACAGCGACATTTAAAAAAGCTGAACCACAGAAGATGACAGTTAAATATACAATGGCGACGGATGAAGCAAAggaaaacattgaaataattaataaaaacaaaaatctacaaccgaaaaatatttacaagagTCGCCTACCTATATCAAAAAAGAAATACGAAGATTTATGGAAACTTtgtacaacaaaaataattcctGAAAACTACCATCAAGAATATGCAAATTTTCCAAATGCCATGAATATCCAGGACAGCCTTCAAGAAACGGATGTCGAAGACAAcgtttaa
- the LOC123701523 gene encoding uncharacterized protein LOC123701523, which produces MDSRRSSFFRKFTNMRTVNANSKESSPKPNVVRRLFAKDESDIGSDSEQDSFVTNLRHPRNEEYKILEILPTKDGMMKEAGFSQQGLDLSQFIHPNSSEIEDCTFQEGVSLVQKNYPTQITNSQTRDLERAEIFNHKDYPLETGEHAQKGRSFTQDIHSTQPLFSQTGDLAQAEICIDPNNPLEDHTHKETFFAQDIHSTQASISQTGDLIQAETYLHQDNLIPIQVHAQEEISFVHNIHFTQASISQTCDLIQAETYIHQDNLLPIEDHAQEGTSFVNNIHSKQAPIPFKSHFIQSNTFIEPTINHSLTVISRFDDNLEEEEAGKRKVYEDNQQASTSFGSPSSELCLKQPYKKRRLYEHLKEMDICIQQIRDETASTENLNNATIVINIEPEENKNEYEEEIENINTTINKENVKNNRIYKHIDFLSDSDEFVYSSSTGQDSTESNDTDRVNEKKKRLKKKRKTKKLNNFDDTKENSEPKKKERKINKNVKLENN; this is translated from the exons ATGGACAGTCGACGATCCtcattttttagaaaatttacaaacatGCGTACTGTAAACGCAAATTCAAAAGAATCATCGCCTAAGCCAAATGTTGTTCGTAGACTATTTGCCAAAGACGAAAGCGATATTGGGTCAGACTCCGAACAGGATAGTTTCGTCACAAATTTACGGCATCCACGCAATgaagaatataaaattttggaGATACTCCCAACAAAAGACG GTATGATGAAAGAAGCTGGTTTTTCACAACAAGGATTGGATTTATCGCAATTTATACATCCGAATTCATCAGAAATAGAAGACTGTACTTTTCAAGAAGGGGTATCCTTAGTCCAAAAAAACTATCCCACTCAAATAACGAACTCACAAACAAGGGATTTAGAACGGGCAGAAATATTCAATCATAAAGATTATCCTCTTGAAACAGGAGAACACGCTCAGAAAGGAAGATCCTTCACCCAAGACATACATTCTACACAGCCATTATTCTCACAAACAGGCGATTTAGCACAGGCAGAAATATGCATCGATCCGAATAATCCACTAGAAGACCACACTCATAAAGAAACATTTTTTGCTCAAGACATACATTCAACACAGGCATCAATCTCACAAACTGGCGATTTGATACAGGCAGAAACATACTTACATCAAGATAATCTAATACCGATACAAGTACATGCTCAGGAAGAAATATCCTTCGTccataacatacattttacaCAGGCATCAATCTCACAAACATGCGATTTGATACAGGCagaaacatacatacatcaaGATAATCTACTACCAATAGAAGATCATGCTCAGGAAGGAACATCCTTCGTCAATAACATACATTCTAAACAGGCACCAATCCCATTCAAAAGTCATTTCATACAGTCAAACACGTTCATAGAGCCGACCATAAATCATTCATTAACAGTAATTTCGCGATTCGACGACAATTTGGAAGAAGAAGAAGCTGGTAAAAGAAAAGTATATGAAGATAATCAACAAGCAAGCACATCTTTTGGATCTCCATCTTCTGAACTATGTTTGAAGCAACCATATAAAAAACGAAGATTATACGAGCATCTTAAGGAAATGGACATTTGTATACAGCAAATTAGGGATGAAACTGCTTCTACTGAAAACTTAAACAACGCAActatagttattaatattgaaccagaagaaaacaaaaatgaGTATGAAGAAgagattgaaaatattaatacaacaataaacaaagaaaatgtaaagaataatcgaatttataagcatattgatttcttgtcaGACAGTGACGAATTTGTTTATAGTTCGAGCACTGGACAGGATTCAACAGAATCAAATGATACAGACCGTGTTAATGAAAAAAAGAAGCGTTTAAAGAAGAAACGTAAAACAAAGAAGTTGAATAATTTTGACGatacaaaagaaaattcaGAGCCGAAAAAAAAAGAGCGAAAGATTAATAAAAACGTAAAGTTAGAAAACAATTAA